A window from Vigna angularis cultivar LongXiaoDou No.4 chromosome 7, ASM1680809v1, whole genome shotgun sequence encodes these proteins:
- the LOC108338155 gene encoding rho GTPase-activating protein 7 isoform X1, whose translation MSASLAAFERPRPGASNTVFKSGPLFISSKGIGWKSWKKRWFILTRTSLVFFKNDPTALPQRGGEVNLTLGGIDLNNSGSVVVREDKKLLTVLFPDGRDGRAFTLKAETSEDLFEWKTALEQALAQAPNAALVMGHNGIFRSDASDSIEGSFHQWRDKRPIKSLVVGRPILLALEDIDGGPSFLEKALRFLEKYGVKVEGILRQSADVEEVDRRVQEYEQGKTEFGAEEDAHVVGDCVKHVLRELPSSPVPASCCTALLEAYKIDRKEARINAMRCAILETFPEPNRRLLQRILKMMHTIGSHSQENRMTQSAVAACMAPLLLRPLLAGECELEDEFDVSGDSSAQLLAAANAANNAQAIITTLLEEYENIFDEENIQRCSMSADSRVENSGSEDSTDDDNVDVKENGYHDAENEVDQETDEDADRVQSGKLSESSGYAGSDLYDYKAFGGDDSDVGSSSSNHAKTENANLNAVPDTPLTEDQNKQRKGSENPVDENDPSNLLPSTESYRSMGEILSSMDPGNHLPIPVVESGSVKQTGKASSASFSSKRSAFWGRSNQPRKTPSVESVDSSGEEELAIQRLEIAKSDLQHRIAKEARGNAILQASLERRKQALHERRLALEQDVSRLQEQLQAERDLRAALEVGLSMSSGQLSNSRGMDSKTKAELEEIALAEADVARLKQKVAELHHQLNQQRQHHYGSLTDVGDRYQHAQNHPQQRFLQQDFDSTLAFCNHERKQRTEENLMGTDWRNIKGQVLASGNGSRQPSRKQFVESSPSDSKSTEASTSMSVDDLGAVDSASVPSTSRAAEVGEYARHPSVASSTLVELTTRLDFFKERRSQLMEQLHNLDLNYGSTTSQDFVYKPSSPSWS comes from the exons GTTTTTAAGAGTGGGCCGCTTTTCATATCTTCAAAAG GAATAGGTTGGAAGTCTTGGAAGAAGCGATGGTTTATACTCACACGCACGTCATTGGTTTTCTTCAAAAATGATCCT ACTGCCCTTCCACAGAGAGGGGGTGAAGTAAACCTGACATTGGGGGGTATAGACTTAAACAATTCAGGGAG TGTTGTTGTTAGAGAAGACAAAAAGCTTCTTACAGTATTATTTCCAGATGGAAGGGATGGGCGAGCATTCACCCTTAag GCTGAGACATCAGAAGACCTGTTTGAATGGAAGACAGCTCTTGAACAAGCCCTTGCACAGGCACCAAATGCTGCCCTTGTTATGGGACACAATGGGATTTTTCGAAGTGATGCTAGTGATTCTATTGAAGGATCTTTCCATCAAT GGAGGGACAAGCGCCCAATTAAGTCTCTGGTTGTTGGAAGACCAATTCTGCTAGCTCTAGAAGATATTGATGGAGGTCCATCTTTTCTTGAGAAAGCTCTTCGGTTTCTAGAGAAGTATG GAGTTAAAGTTGAAGGAATACTGCGGCAGTCTGCAGATGTTGAGGAAGTAGATAGGAGAGTTCAAGAATACGAACAAG GCAAGACTGAATTTGGTGCTGAGGAGGATGCTCATGTTGTTGGTGACTGTGTTAAG CATGTTCTGAGGGAGCTTCCCTCCTCTCCAGTTCCTGCCTCTTGCTGCACTGCTTTGTTGGAGGCTTATA AAATTGATCGTAAGGAAGCTAGGATTAATGCAATGCGATGTGCTATATTGGAGACTTTTCCTGAGCCAAATCGCCGATTGTTACAAAg AATTCTGAAGATGATGCACACAATTGGTTCTCATTCTCAAGAGAATAGGATGACTCAATCTGCTGTTGCTGCTTGCATGGCACCCTTGCTTTTACGACCTCTGCTAGCCGGAGAGTGTGAGCTGGAGGATGAATTTGATGTCAGTGGTGATAGTTCAGCTCAGCTTCTTGCTGCCGCCAATGCTGCTAATAATGCTCAAGCCATTATTACCACTTTGTTGGAGGAGTATGAGAATATATTTGAT GAAGAAAATATACAGAGATGTTCCATGTCAGCAGATTCTCGGGTTGAAAATAGTGGCAGTGAAGATTCAACCGATGATGATAATGTAGATGTGAAAGAAAATGGTTACCATGATGCAGAGAATGAAGTTGATCAGGAGACAGATGAAGATGCTGATCGTGTTCAGAGTGGAAAATTGAGTGAAAGTAGTGGTTATGCTGGCAGTGATCTTTATGATTACAAG GCATTTGGAGGTGATGACTCTGATGTTGGATCATCCAGTAGTAACCATGCTAAGACAGAAAATGCTAATCTAAATGCTGTTCCTGATACCCCACTGACTGAGGATCAGAACAAGCAAAGAAAGGGCAGTGAAAACCCAGTTGATGAAAATGATCCTTCAAATTTGTTGCCTTCCACTGAATCTTATCGATCTATGGGTGAGATTTTATCTTCTATGGACCCTGGCAACCATTTACCCATTCCTGTGGTTGAATCAGGATCTGTGAAGCAAACTGGTAAAGCAAGTAGCGCTAGTTTCAGTTCTAAGCGGTCAGCATTCTGGGGAAGGAGCAat CAGCCAAGGAAGACACCATCAGTGGAGTCAGTTGATTCTTCCGGAGAAGAGGA GCTTGCTATTCAGAGGCTAGAGATTGCAAAAAGTGATTTGCAACACAGAATTGCAAAGGAG GCTAGGGGCAATGCAATTTTACAAGCAAGCTTAGAGAGAAGGAAGCAGGCTTTGCATGAGCGGCGATTGGCACTTGAGCAAGAT GTTTCAAGATTGCAAGAACAGTTGCAAGCTGAGAGGGATCTTAGAGCTGCATTGGAAGTAGGTTTGAGTATGTCTTCAGGACAGCTTTCCAATTCACGTGGCATGGATTCCAAG ACAAAGGCTGAACTGGAAGAGATAGCACTTGCCGAAGCCGACGTGGCCAGATTGAAGCAGAAGGTTGCAGAACTCCATCATCAACTTAATCAGCAACGACAGCATCACTATGGATCACTTACTGATGTGGGTGATCGATACCAACATGCCCAGAATCATCCTCAACA GAGATTTCTTCAGCAAGATTTTGATTCAACCCTGGCCTTCTGTAATCATGAAAGGAAACAAAGAACTGAG GAGAATTTGATGGGCACTGATTGGAGAAATATCAAAGGACAAGTATTGGCATCTGGTAATGGTAGTAGGCAGCCTTCTCGAAAGCAATTTGTAGAGTCAAGCCCTAGTGATTCAAAAAGCACTGAGGCATCAACAAGCATGTCCGTAGACGATCTCGGTGCTGTCGACTCTGCCTCCGTGCCCTCCACCTCAAGGGCAGCAGAG GTGGGTGAATATGCAAGACATCCATCTGTAGCATCTTCAACGTTAGTAGAGTTAACCACTCGTCTCGATTTTTTCAAGGAACGGCGGTCCCAGCTGATGGAACAACTCCATAACCTTGATTTGAATTATGGTTCTACAACTTCCCAAGACTTTGTCTATAAACCGTCATCACCATCATGGAGTTGA
- the LOC108338180 gene encoding nonsense-mediated mRNA decay factor SMG7 has translation MDKVSAPSSWERAHRLYEKNLELENKRRRSAQAQVPSDPNAWQQIRENYEAIILEDHAFSEKHNIEYALWQLHYKRIEELRTYFNAAHTSVSSKSSLGGKGSVRPDRITKIRLQFKTFLSEATGFYHDLIMNIRAKYGLPLGYFEDSENKIVMGKDEKKSSDMKKGLISCHRCLIYLGDLARYKGLYGGGDSKKREYAAASSYYLQAATIWPSSGNPYHQLALLASYNEDELTTVYCYFRSLAVDSPFSTARDNLILAFEKNRQSYSKLSGDVKEHAVNGMGKGEAKLVARDTGVETCPRKEGASNIQETYKSFCTCLVRLNGILFTRTSLETFSEVLSLVSAGLHELLLPGQDEELKFGLDTLVNKLVIVRIVSMIIFTVHNVKKESEGQTYAEILQRAVLLQNAFTAAFELMSLVVEKCMQLHDPSSSYLLPGILVFVEWLACYPDIAESKDEDNVTTIRSKFWNHCLSFLNKLLSLVPMTEDDDEETCFNNMSRYKEGETENRLALWEDFELRGFVPLLPAQTILDFSRKNSLGSDGEKERKGRIQRILAAGKALANVVRVDQKMIYFDSKRKKFVVGVQPQISDDFVISSLSGTPSADYHHYIEGEDDDEVIVFKPIVSEKQADMVVASSWAPHEGLESVPTASVGDMKFNENSTSNPLSDAIYQNSLPASVNAMVPQRLLPVQPHSLRWLEEEISLADSLKGLRFLENGHMMKPNQPFKEAVPISDRPALAVPTQQSVSAGASMLYAHDLSKAGDFGNSFKVDANASTGTLTDNSVVRTTSTMQAGLKKSPISRPSRHLGPPPGFSHVSLKQDIEPTGPDSISGNSIMDDYSWLDGYQLPVSTKGLGPNGPLICSQSNSHQVGNNGLNGVVSFSHTGKQIPSLQVEKQNGWHDHRTFELLKAHQNQQLQPQVLTNGNQHLTPLPEQFQGQSIWTGQHFV, from the exons ATGGATAAAGTGTCTGCTCCTTCATCTTGGGAGCGTGCCCATCGCCTTTATGAGAAG AACCTTGAATTGGAGAATAAACGAAGGAGATCAGCTCAGGCACAGGTTCCATCAGATCCAAATGCTTGGCAACAGATACGTGAGAATTATGAAGCAATAATTCTCGAGGATCATGCCTTTTCTGAGAAGCATAACATTGAGTATGCTCTGTGGCAATTGCACTATAAGCGGATTGAGGAATTGAGGACATACTTTAATGCTGCCCATACTTCTGTAAGCTCAAAATCATCTCTGGGAGGGAAAGGTTCTGTTCGACCTGACCGGATAACTAAAATAAGGCTGCAATTTAAGACTTTTCTTTCAGAAGCAACTGGATTTTACCATGATCTTATTATGAATATTAGAGCTAAGTATGGACTTCCACTTGGTTACTTTGAGGactctgaaaataaaattgtcatGGGGAAGGATGAAAAGAAATCTTCTGATATGAAGAAAGGTTTAATATCCTGTCACCGTTGTTTGATATACTTGGGTGATCTCGCTCGCTACAAAGGCTTATATGGTGGAGGCGACTCAAAAAAGCGTGAATATGCAGCAGCTTCTAGTTACTATCTACAAGCTGCAACTATTTGGCCTTCAAGTGGAAACCCCTATCATCAG CTTGCCTTGTTGGCTTCATATAATGAGGATGAGCTGACTACTGTTTATTGTTATTTTCGGAGTCTGGCTGTGGATAGTCCATTTTCAACTGCCAGGGATAATTTGATACTTGCATTTGAGAAG AATCGCCAAAGTTACTCTAAGCTCTCTGGTGATGTTAAAGAGCATGCAGTCAATGGAATGGGAAAAGGGGAAGCAAAACTTGTGGCCCGGGATACTGGTGTGGAAACCTGCCCTAGAAAGGAAGGAGCATCCAATATACAGGAAACTTACAAATCTTTCTGCACATGCCTTGTCCGTCTTAATGGAATCTTATTCACGCGAACAAG CCTTGAGACCTTTTCTGAAGTTCTATCTCTTGTTAGTGCTGGCCTGCATGAACTTCTATTACCAGGACAAGATGAAGAGCTGAAATTTGGCTTAGATACTCTTGTGAACAAACTGGTCATTGTCAGAATTGTTTCCATGATCATATTTACAGTTCATAATGTGAAAAAGGAATCTGAAGGTCAAACATATGCAGAAATTCTACAGCGTGCTGTTCTACTTCAGAATGCATTCACTGCAGCTTTCGAATTGATGAGTTTAGTAGTAGAGAAATGTATGCAGCTGCACGATCCTTCTTCCAGTTATCTTTTACCAGGCATTTTGGTTTTTGTTGAGTGGTTGGCATGTTATCCAGATATTGCTGAAAGCAAGGACGAAGATAATGTGACAACTATTAGATCAAAATTTTGGAATCATTGTCTATCCTTCTTGAACAAGTTACTTTCACTTGTGCCCATGacagaagatgatgatgaagaaacttgctttaacaaCATGAGCAGGTATAAAGAAGGGGAAACGGAAAATCGGCTTGCTTTGTGGGAGGATTTTGAGTTAAGAGGATTTGTTCCACTTCTCCCTGCACAAACCATCTTGGATTTTTCAAGGAAGAATTCCCTTGGAAGTGATggtgaaaaggaaagaaaaggtcGGATTCAAAGGATTTTAGCTGCAGGGAAGGCTTTAGCAAATGTTGTTAGGGTTGATcagaaaatgatatattttgacTCAAAGCGAAAGAAATTTGTTGTTGGTGTTCAGCCTCAAATCTCAGATGATTTTGTTATTTCCTCCCTTTCTGGTACACCTAGTGCAGATTACCATCATTATATTGAAGGAGAGGACGATGATGAGGTTATTGTTTTCAAGCCTATAGTATCTGAGAAACAAGCTGATATGGTGGTTGCCTCATCATGGGCACCCCATGAAGGCTTAGAATCAGTTCCAACAGCTTCTGTAGGGGATatgaaatttaatgaaaattctACTTCTAACCCTCTCAGTGATGCAATTTATCAAAATTCTTTACCTGCTTCTGTCAATGCAATGGTTCCTCAACGCCTACTTCCAGTTCAACCACATTCTTTAAGGTGGTTAGAGGAGGAAATATCTCTTGCTGACAGTTTGAAAGGTCTTAGATTCTTGGAGAATGGGCACATGATGAAACCTAACCAACCATTTAAAGAAGCTGTCCCAATCTCTGACCGTCCTGCACTTGCAGTTCCTACCCAGCAATCTGTAAGTGCTGGTGCTAGTATGCTTTATGCTCATGATCTCTCAAAAGCTGGTGACTTCGGAAATTCATTCAAAGTCGATGCCAATGCGTCTACTGGAACACTTACTGATAACTCTGTTGTGAGAACGACATCCACCATGCAAGCTGGTTTGAAAAAATCTCCTATCAGTCGACCTTCTAGGCACCTTGGACCTCCTCCTGGATTCAGTCATGTTTCTCTTAAACAAGATATTGAACCCACTGGTCCAGATTCAATTAGTGGAAATTCAATCATGGATGATTACAGTTGGTTGGATGGATATCAGTTGCCTGTATCAACCAAAGGTTTAGGTCCAAATGGTCCTCTTATTTGCTCTCAGTCAAATTCGCATCAAGTTGGTAACAATGGTTTGAATGGGGTAGTCAGTTTTTCCCATACTGGAAAACAAATTCCGTCTCTGCAGGTGGAGAAACAGAATGGCTGGCATGATCATCGGACATTTGAGCTTTTGAAAGCACACCAAAATCAGCAGTTGCAGCCACAGGTTCTCACAAATGGAAATCAGCATCTTACTCCTCTGCCTGAGCAATTCCAAGGACAATCAATATGGACAGGTCAACACTTCGTGTGA
- the LOC108338155 gene encoding rho GTPase-activating protein 7 isoform X2: protein MSASLAAFERPRPGASNTVFKSGPLFISSKGIGWKSWKKRWFILTRTSLVFFKNDPTALPQRGGEVNLTLGGIDLNNSGSVVVREDKKLLTVLFPDGRDGRAFTLKAETSEDLFEWKTALEQALAQAPNAALVMGHNGIFRSDASDSIEGSFHQWRDKRPIKSLVVGRPILLALEDIDGGPSFLEKALRFLEKYGVKVEGILRQSADVEEVDRRVQEYEQGKTEFGAEEDAHVVGDCVKHVLRELPSSPVPASCCTALLEAYKIDRKEARINAMRCAILETFPEPNRRLLQRILKMMHTIGSHSQENRMTQSAVAACMAPLLLRPLLAGECELEDEFDVSGDSSAQLLAAANAANNAQAIITTLLEEYENIFDEENIQRCSMSADSRVENSGSEDSTDDDNVDVKENGYHDAENEVDQETDEDADRVQSGKLSESSGYAGSDLYDYKAFGGDDSDVGSSSSNHAKTENANLNAVPDTPLTEDQNKQRKGSENPVDENDPSNLLPSTESYRSMGEILSSMDPGNHLPIPVVESGSVKQTGKASSASFSSKRSAFWGRSNPRKTPSVESVDSSGEEELAIQRLEIAKSDLQHRIAKEARGNAILQASLERRKQALHERRLALEQDVSRLQEQLQAERDLRAALEVGLSMSSGQLSNSRGMDSKTKAELEEIALAEADVARLKQKVAELHHQLNQQRQHHYGSLTDVGDRYQHAQNHPQQRFLQQDFDSTLAFCNHERKQRTEENLMGTDWRNIKGQVLASGNGSRQPSRKQFVESSPSDSKSTEASTSMSVDDLGAVDSASVPSTSRAAEVGEYARHPSVASSTLVELTTRLDFFKERRSQLMEQLHNLDLNYGSTTSQDFVYKPSSPSWS, encoded by the exons GTTTTTAAGAGTGGGCCGCTTTTCATATCTTCAAAAG GAATAGGTTGGAAGTCTTGGAAGAAGCGATGGTTTATACTCACACGCACGTCATTGGTTTTCTTCAAAAATGATCCT ACTGCCCTTCCACAGAGAGGGGGTGAAGTAAACCTGACATTGGGGGGTATAGACTTAAACAATTCAGGGAG TGTTGTTGTTAGAGAAGACAAAAAGCTTCTTACAGTATTATTTCCAGATGGAAGGGATGGGCGAGCATTCACCCTTAag GCTGAGACATCAGAAGACCTGTTTGAATGGAAGACAGCTCTTGAACAAGCCCTTGCACAGGCACCAAATGCTGCCCTTGTTATGGGACACAATGGGATTTTTCGAAGTGATGCTAGTGATTCTATTGAAGGATCTTTCCATCAAT GGAGGGACAAGCGCCCAATTAAGTCTCTGGTTGTTGGAAGACCAATTCTGCTAGCTCTAGAAGATATTGATGGAGGTCCATCTTTTCTTGAGAAAGCTCTTCGGTTTCTAGAGAAGTATG GAGTTAAAGTTGAAGGAATACTGCGGCAGTCTGCAGATGTTGAGGAAGTAGATAGGAGAGTTCAAGAATACGAACAAG GCAAGACTGAATTTGGTGCTGAGGAGGATGCTCATGTTGTTGGTGACTGTGTTAAG CATGTTCTGAGGGAGCTTCCCTCCTCTCCAGTTCCTGCCTCTTGCTGCACTGCTTTGTTGGAGGCTTATA AAATTGATCGTAAGGAAGCTAGGATTAATGCAATGCGATGTGCTATATTGGAGACTTTTCCTGAGCCAAATCGCCGATTGTTACAAAg AATTCTGAAGATGATGCACACAATTGGTTCTCATTCTCAAGAGAATAGGATGACTCAATCTGCTGTTGCTGCTTGCATGGCACCCTTGCTTTTACGACCTCTGCTAGCCGGAGAGTGTGAGCTGGAGGATGAATTTGATGTCAGTGGTGATAGTTCAGCTCAGCTTCTTGCTGCCGCCAATGCTGCTAATAATGCTCAAGCCATTATTACCACTTTGTTGGAGGAGTATGAGAATATATTTGAT GAAGAAAATATACAGAGATGTTCCATGTCAGCAGATTCTCGGGTTGAAAATAGTGGCAGTGAAGATTCAACCGATGATGATAATGTAGATGTGAAAGAAAATGGTTACCATGATGCAGAGAATGAAGTTGATCAGGAGACAGATGAAGATGCTGATCGTGTTCAGAGTGGAAAATTGAGTGAAAGTAGTGGTTATGCTGGCAGTGATCTTTATGATTACAAG GCATTTGGAGGTGATGACTCTGATGTTGGATCATCCAGTAGTAACCATGCTAAGACAGAAAATGCTAATCTAAATGCTGTTCCTGATACCCCACTGACTGAGGATCAGAACAAGCAAAGAAAGGGCAGTGAAAACCCAGTTGATGAAAATGATCCTTCAAATTTGTTGCCTTCCACTGAATCTTATCGATCTATGGGTGAGATTTTATCTTCTATGGACCCTGGCAACCATTTACCCATTCCTGTGGTTGAATCAGGATCTGTGAAGCAAACTGGTAAAGCAAGTAGCGCTAGTTTCAGTTCTAAGCGGTCAGCATTCTGGGGAAGGAGCAat CCAAGGAAGACACCATCAGTGGAGTCAGTTGATTCTTCCGGAGAAGAGGA GCTTGCTATTCAGAGGCTAGAGATTGCAAAAAGTGATTTGCAACACAGAATTGCAAAGGAG GCTAGGGGCAATGCAATTTTACAAGCAAGCTTAGAGAGAAGGAAGCAGGCTTTGCATGAGCGGCGATTGGCACTTGAGCAAGAT GTTTCAAGATTGCAAGAACAGTTGCAAGCTGAGAGGGATCTTAGAGCTGCATTGGAAGTAGGTTTGAGTATGTCTTCAGGACAGCTTTCCAATTCACGTGGCATGGATTCCAAG ACAAAGGCTGAACTGGAAGAGATAGCACTTGCCGAAGCCGACGTGGCCAGATTGAAGCAGAAGGTTGCAGAACTCCATCATCAACTTAATCAGCAACGACAGCATCACTATGGATCACTTACTGATGTGGGTGATCGATACCAACATGCCCAGAATCATCCTCAACA GAGATTTCTTCAGCAAGATTTTGATTCAACCCTGGCCTTCTGTAATCATGAAAGGAAACAAAGAACTGAG GAGAATTTGATGGGCACTGATTGGAGAAATATCAAAGGACAAGTATTGGCATCTGGTAATGGTAGTAGGCAGCCTTCTCGAAAGCAATTTGTAGAGTCAAGCCCTAGTGATTCAAAAAGCACTGAGGCATCAACAAGCATGTCCGTAGACGATCTCGGTGCTGTCGACTCTGCCTCCGTGCCCTCCACCTCAAGGGCAGCAGAG GTGGGTGAATATGCAAGACATCCATCTGTAGCATCTTCAACGTTAGTAGAGTTAACCACTCGTCTCGATTTTTTCAAGGAACGGCGGTCCCAGCTGATGGAACAACTCCATAACCTTGATTTGAATTATGGTTCTACAACTTCCCAAGACTTTGTCTATAAACCGTCATCACCATCATGGAGTTGA
- the LOC108336377 gene encoding vesicle transport protein GOT1: MVSFEMNDRKKIGLGLTGFGIFFSFIGIIFFFDKGLLAMGNILFVSGVSLTIGLKSTMQFFMKRSNFKGTISFGVGFFILIIGWPILGMIIELYGFIILFSGFWPTLAVFLQKIPVLGWLVEQPYIRSLFDRYRGKRVPV; encoded by the exons ATGGTTTCTTTTGAGATGAATGATCGAAAGA AGATTGGATTAGGGTTAACTGGCTTTGGTATATTTTTCTCATTCATTGGGATTATCTTCTTCTTTGACAAGGGATTGCTAGCCATGGGAAAT ATCCTGTTTGTTTCTGGAGTGTCCCTAACCATTGGGCTGAAGTCCACTATGCAATTTTTCATGAAACGAAGTAATTTCAAG GGGACAATCTCTTTTGGTGTCGGGTTCTTTATTCTTATAATCGGGTGGCCTATTTTGGGCATGATTATTGAGTTGTATGGATTCATCATACTATTCAG TGGATTCTGGCCTACACTGGCCGTTTTCTTACAGAAGATTCCTGTTCTTGGTTGGTTGGTTGAACAACCATATATTCGATCG CTGTTTGATCGCTATAGAGGCAAGCGAGTGCCTGTATAA
- the LOC108338155 gene encoding rho GTPase-activating protein 7 isoform X3: MSASLAAFERPRPGASNTVFKSGPLFISSKGIGWKSWKKRWFILTRTSLVFFKNDPTALPQRGGEVNLTLGGIDLNNSGSVVVREDKKLLTVLFPDGRDGRAFTLKAETSEDLFEWKTALEQALAQAPNAALVMGHNGIFRSDASDSIEGSFHQWRDKRPIKSLVVGRPILLALEDIDGGPSFLEKALRFLEKYGVKVEGILRQSADVEEVDRRVQEYEQGKTEFGAEEDAHVVGDCVKHVLRELPSSPVPASCCTALLEAYKIDRKEARINAMRCAILETFPEPNRRLLQRILKMMHTIGSHSQENRMTQSAVAACMAPLLLRPLLAGECELEDEFDVSGDSSAQLLAAANAANNAQAIITTLLEEYENIFDEENIQRCSMSADSRVENSGSEDSTDDDNVDVKENGYHDAENEVDQETDEDADRVQSGKLSESSGYAGSDLYDYKAFGGDDSDVGSSSSNHAKTENANLNAVPDTPLTEDQNKQRKGSENPVDENDPSNLLPSTESYRSMGEILSSMDPGNHLPIPVVESGSVKQTGKASSASFSSKRSAFWGRSNQPRKTPSVESVDSSGEEELAIQRLEIAKSDLQHRIAKEARGNAILQASLERRKQALHERRLALEQDVSRLQEQLQAERDLRAALEVGLSMSSGQLSNSRGMDSKTKAELEEIALAEADVARLKQKVAELHHQLNQQRQHHYGSLTDVGDRYQHAQNHPQQRFLQQDFDSTLAFCNHERKQRTEENLMGTDWRNIKGQVLASGNGSRQPSRKQFVESSPSDSKSTEASTSMSVDDLGAVDSASVPSTSRAAENLTAF, from the exons GTTTTTAAGAGTGGGCCGCTTTTCATATCTTCAAAAG GAATAGGTTGGAAGTCTTGGAAGAAGCGATGGTTTATACTCACACGCACGTCATTGGTTTTCTTCAAAAATGATCCT ACTGCCCTTCCACAGAGAGGGGGTGAAGTAAACCTGACATTGGGGGGTATAGACTTAAACAATTCAGGGAG TGTTGTTGTTAGAGAAGACAAAAAGCTTCTTACAGTATTATTTCCAGATGGAAGGGATGGGCGAGCATTCACCCTTAag GCTGAGACATCAGAAGACCTGTTTGAATGGAAGACAGCTCTTGAACAAGCCCTTGCACAGGCACCAAATGCTGCCCTTGTTATGGGACACAATGGGATTTTTCGAAGTGATGCTAGTGATTCTATTGAAGGATCTTTCCATCAAT GGAGGGACAAGCGCCCAATTAAGTCTCTGGTTGTTGGAAGACCAATTCTGCTAGCTCTAGAAGATATTGATGGAGGTCCATCTTTTCTTGAGAAAGCTCTTCGGTTTCTAGAGAAGTATG GAGTTAAAGTTGAAGGAATACTGCGGCAGTCTGCAGATGTTGAGGAAGTAGATAGGAGAGTTCAAGAATACGAACAAG GCAAGACTGAATTTGGTGCTGAGGAGGATGCTCATGTTGTTGGTGACTGTGTTAAG CATGTTCTGAGGGAGCTTCCCTCCTCTCCAGTTCCTGCCTCTTGCTGCACTGCTTTGTTGGAGGCTTATA AAATTGATCGTAAGGAAGCTAGGATTAATGCAATGCGATGTGCTATATTGGAGACTTTTCCTGAGCCAAATCGCCGATTGTTACAAAg AATTCTGAAGATGATGCACACAATTGGTTCTCATTCTCAAGAGAATAGGATGACTCAATCTGCTGTTGCTGCTTGCATGGCACCCTTGCTTTTACGACCTCTGCTAGCCGGAGAGTGTGAGCTGGAGGATGAATTTGATGTCAGTGGTGATAGTTCAGCTCAGCTTCTTGCTGCCGCCAATGCTGCTAATAATGCTCAAGCCATTATTACCACTTTGTTGGAGGAGTATGAGAATATATTTGAT GAAGAAAATATACAGAGATGTTCCATGTCAGCAGATTCTCGGGTTGAAAATAGTGGCAGTGAAGATTCAACCGATGATGATAATGTAGATGTGAAAGAAAATGGTTACCATGATGCAGAGAATGAAGTTGATCAGGAGACAGATGAAGATGCTGATCGTGTTCAGAGTGGAAAATTGAGTGAAAGTAGTGGTTATGCTGGCAGTGATCTTTATGATTACAAG GCATTTGGAGGTGATGACTCTGATGTTGGATCATCCAGTAGTAACCATGCTAAGACAGAAAATGCTAATCTAAATGCTGTTCCTGATACCCCACTGACTGAGGATCAGAACAAGCAAAGAAAGGGCAGTGAAAACCCAGTTGATGAAAATGATCCTTCAAATTTGTTGCCTTCCACTGAATCTTATCGATCTATGGGTGAGATTTTATCTTCTATGGACCCTGGCAACCATTTACCCATTCCTGTGGTTGAATCAGGATCTGTGAAGCAAACTGGTAAAGCAAGTAGCGCTAGTTTCAGTTCTAAGCGGTCAGCATTCTGGGGAAGGAGCAat CAGCCAAGGAAGACACCATCAGTGGAGTCAGTTGATTCTTCCGGAGAAGAGGA GCTTGCTATTCAGAGGCTAGAGATTGCAAAAAGTGATTTGCAACACAGAATTGCAAAGGAG GCTAGGGGCAATGCAATTTTACAAGCAAGCTTAGAGAGAAGGAAGCAGGCTTTGCATGAGCGGCGATTGGCACTTGAGCAAGAT GTTTCAAGATTGCAAGAACAGTTGCAAGCTGAGAGGGATCTTAGAGCTGCATTGGAAGTAGGTTTGAGTATGTCTTCAGGACAGCTTTCCAATTCACGTGGCATGGATTCCAAG ACAAAGGCTGAACTGGAAGAGATAGCACTTGCCGAAGCCGACGTGGCCAGATTGAAGCAGAAGGTTGCAGAACTCCATCATCAACTTAATCAGCAACGACAGCATCACTATGGATCACTTACTGATGTGGGTGATCGATACCAACATGCCCAGAATCATCCTCAACA GAGATTTCTTCAGCAAGATTTTGATTCAACCCTGGCCTTCTGTAATCATGAAAGGAAACAAAGAACTGAG GAGAATTTGATGGGCACTGATTGGAGAAATATCAAAGGACAAGTATTGGCATCTGGTAATGGTAGTAGGCAGCCTTCTCGAAAGCAATTTGTAGAGTCAAGCCCTAGTGATTCAAAAAGCACTGAGGCATCAACAAGCATGTCCGTAGACGATCTCGGTGCTGTCGACTCTGCCTCCGTGCCCTCCACCTCAAGGGCAGCAGAG AATCTGACTGCTTTCTGA